In Puntigrus tetrazona isolate hp1 chromosome 22, ASM1883169v1, whole genome shotgun sequence, one genomic interval encodes:
- the vasna gene encoding vasorin a, whose translation MRPLSPLCHLILFHLLCGSLSSRCPQECSCIAVTAIFCVQQNLSNMPRGLPSSAKDIFVFQNNIITLQKQDFVELGEIVMLDLSQNAVNEIPDGVFSPLSSLHNLDLSSNHITHISKDSFAGLVNLERLYLYSNRIQSIHPAAFEGLENLLELKLQGNQISVLPALKLPKLLHLDLSYNSIPPIGPKDLQTPHLESLKIAGLRLTSLDEDLLSSLVNLHVLDVSQNLLVEFQPTVKVMGGLRNLNLTGNPLGSLKHEDFQNLANLLELDLSNLNLQGFPEGFFGLFPKLEKLTAAENPFNCLCPLAWFPAWVKDAQIELLRMEETRCHFPPITSGKVLAKLEHKDFGCPTTTIELTSAGTSSTTSKPTNSTTPSVTTHAIPPAPPSEKPSKDTDSFPLSHTTAFPRDIIEDSEEEDIICPSNICLNGGTCVFDSNGEVVCLCPPSMSGLYCEIQNPSFLPPPSPRVSIETIATVQPSTISSLHITSTSISLDLHRYIHTRPHIRGIRLTYRNLSGPDRRPLQLNVPPTYPEYTLRGLQPNSTYSVCASPLGEPVHVSVSACMEARTAGIPPSFHEPSVDRTEPSSSLIPIVAAVAVVMVVAIVATVVVICRRRRPKAPVDVDLHETSPLEVEGVKTNPENGLIHPKQPDITPCPSLVQNTVEYEAPLIQGQCPANNNVACTKPMYV comes from the coding sequence ATGCGACCATTATCTCCCCTGTGTCATCTCATCTTGTTTCACTTACTGTGTGGATCTCTGAGTAGCAGATGTCCTCAAGAGTGCTCATGCATTGCTGTTACTGCCATCTTCTGTGTCCAGCAGAACTTGAGCAACATGCCTCGTGGCCTGCCATCATCCGCAAAGGACATCTTCGTCTTTCAGAACAATATCATCACCTTGCAAAAGCAGGACTTTGTAGAGCTTGGCGAGATTGTAATGCTAGACTTAAGTCAGAATGCCGTCAATGAAATCCCTGATGGGGTGTTCAGCCCACTCTCCTCTCTACACAACCTGGATCTCTCTTCCAACCATATCACCCACATTTCCAAAGACAGCTTTGCTGGACTGGTTAACCTGGAAAGGCTGTATCTCTACAGCAACCGCATTCAGAGCATTCACCCAGCTGCATTTGAGGGACTAGAGAATCTACTGGAGCTGAAGCTACAGGGGAATCAGATTAGTGTGTTGCCAGCTTTGAAACTGCCCAAGCTGCTCCACTTGGACCTTAGTTATAATAGTATCCCACCTATTGGACCTAAAGATTTACAGACACCACACCTTGAGTCTCTTAAAATAGCTGGACTGCGGTTGACCAGTCTGGATGAGGATCTGCTAAGCAGCCTGGTGAACCTACATGTTCTGGATGTTTCCCAGAACCTGCTTGTAGAATTTCAACCTACAGTAAAGGTAATGGGAGGTCTACGAAACCTCAATTTAACTGGGAATCCCTTGGGTTCCCTAAAACACGAAGACTTCCAAAATTTGGCTAATTTACTAGAGCTTGACTTGAGCAACCTTAATTTGCAAGGCTTCCCCGAGGGCTTCTTCGGCCTTTTTCCCAAACTTGAGAAACTCACTGCAGCAGAAAACCCCTTTAACTGCCTTTGCCCACTTGCCTGGTTTCCAGCATGGGTAAAAGATGCCCAAATAGAACTGCTGAGAATGGAGGAGACTCGTTGCCACTTTCCACCAATAACCTCAGGAAAGGTTTTGGCAAAGTTGGAACATAAAGATTTTGGCTGTCCCACTACCACCATTGAGTTAACAAGCGCAGGGACAAGCAGTACAACAAGCAAGCCAACAAACTCCACCACACCATCAGTTACAACGCATGCCATTCCTCCGGCGCCACCAAGTGAGAAGCCCTCAAAAGACACAGATAGCTTTCCTCTTTCACATACCACTGCCTTCCCCAGAGACATCATAGAAGATTCTGAAGAAGAAGACATTATATGCCCCTCCAATATCTGTCTAAATGGGGGAACATGTGTATTTGACTCAAATGGGGAGGTTGTTTGCCTGTGTCCGCCTTCAATGTCAGGACTCTACTGTGAGATTCAAAATCCAAGCTTCCTTCCTCCACCTTCACCTAGAGTTTCTATCGAGACCATTGCTACAGTCCAGCCCAGCACAATCAGCTCCCTTCACATAACCAGCACTTCCATTTCATTAGACCTTCATCGTTACATCCACACACGACCACACATCCGAGGAATCCGTCTGACCTACCGAAACTTGTCAGGCCCCGACCGACGGCCATTACAACTGAATGTGCCTCCAACTTACCCTGAATACACGCTTAGAGGGTTACAGCCAAATAGCACCTATTCTGTATGTGCTAGTCCTCTAGGAGAGCCTGTCCATGTTTCGGTTAGTGCCTGCATGGAGGCTCGCACAGCAGGAATCCCACCCTCCTTCCATGAGCCAAGTGTTGACAGGACCGAACCTTCTTCCTCTCTCATACCCATCGTGGCAGCTGTGGCGGTGGTGATGGTTGTGGCCATCGTAGCTACTGTCGTGGTTATCTGTCGCAGGAGGAGACCCAAGGCTCCAGTGGATGTGGACTTACATGAGACATCTCCTTTGGAGGTAGAGGGAGTGAAAACAAATCCAGAGAACGGTCTGATACATCCGAAACAACCCGACATCACCCCTTGTCCATCTTTAGTACAAAATACCGTGGAATACGAGGCACCTTTAATACAAGGACAGTGTCCAGCCAACAATAATGTAGCTTGTACAAAACCTATGTATGTGTAA